One segment of Asterias rubens chromosome 2, eAstRub1.3, whole genome shotgun sequence DNA contains the following:
- the LOC117307398 gene encoding angiopoietin-related protein 2-like, which yields MGTDDEGPSYNGMYYSIQLDDDFVGAVVALFYPNVASSEVCYIHQSTVRQGVVKWVAPPDPCSCKETRVGGLNTVEEPEPPNGFLNDVLFTRNEEKLRAWFGCPSIEVPTTAAVTPTAAIPTTAAVTPTAAVPTTVAVPTAAATAAVPTTAAVTPTAAVPTTAAVTPTAAVPTTAAVPTAAATAAVPTTAAITPTAAVPITAAVTPTAAVPTTAAVTPTAAVPTTAAVTPTAAVPTTDAALWLTDCADILSNGTDDSGLYTVYPHGTAPGVTVYCDMDTGVGGWIVFQRRHDGSVDFYRDWLTYRNGFGNMSGEFWLGNNNLRRLTGTNKWELRVDLVAWDGTQAYSRYGSFEVRGDEYTLLVADKKPGGGAGDSLKHHNGSDFSTRDRDNDGYHAGSCAKGSQGAWWYSSSCGSSRLNGPYREHADTVPGDGYGIIWTTFKGVDPLKECEMKIRQLP from the exons ATGGGTACAG ATGATGAAGGACCGTCGTATAATGGAATGTATTACTCAATTCAGCTGGATGATGATTTCGTGGGTGCTGTTGTTGCTC TGTTCTATCCAAACGTAGCCAGTAGCGAGGTATGTTACATCCATCAGTCAACCGTCCGACAGGGTGTGGTCAAGTGGGTTGCACCCCCGGACCCATGCAGTTGTAAGGAGACTCGCGTCGGGGGGTTGAACACCGTGGAAGAGCCTGAACCACCCAACGGCTTTCTCAATGATGTGCTCTTCACTCGCAACGAAGAGAAGTTGAGGGCGTGGTTTGGATGTCCTAGCATAGAAG TTCCTACAACTGCTGCAGTCACACCCACTGCTGCAATTCCTACAACTGCTGCAGTCACACCCACTGCTGCAGTCCCTACCACTGTTGCAGTCCCTACTGCTGCTGCCACTGCTGCAGTCCCTACAACTGCTGCAGTCACACCCACGGCTGCAGTTCCTACAACTGCTGCAGTCACACCCACTGCTGCAGTCCCTACAACTGCTGCAGTCCCTACTGCTGCTGCCACTGCTGCAGTCCCTACAACTGCTGCAATCACACCCACTGCTGCAGTTCCTATAACTGCTGCAGTCACACCCACTGCTGCAGTTCCTACAACTGCTGCAGTCACACCCACTGCTGCAGTCCCTACAACTGCTGCAGTCACACCCACTGCTGCAGTCCCTACCACCGATGCTGCTCTTTGGCTGACCGACTGTGCAGACATCCTCAGCAATGGAACCGACGATAGCGGGCTGTACACCGTCTACCCTCACGGCACTGCCCCTGGGGTGACCGTCTACTGCGACATGGATACAGGTGTCGGCGGTTGGATA GTATTCCAGCGGCGGCATGATGGGTCCGTGGATTTCTACCGCGATTGGCTCACATACAG AAATGGGTTCGGGAATATGTCTGGTGAGTTTTGGCTCGGCAACAATAACCTACGACGTCTGACCGGAACGAACAAGTGGGAGCTGAGGGTGGATTTAGTTGCTTGGGACGGCACCCAGGCTTACAGCAGGTACGGATCCTTTGAGGTTAGAGGCGACGAGTACACACTACTGGTAGCTGACAAGAAACCGGGAGGAGGAGCAG GTGACTCTTTGAAGCATCATAACGGGAGCGATTTCTCTACTCGGGATCGGGACAACGACGGTTACCACGCAGGTTCTTGCGCCAAAGGGTCCCAGGGAGCTTGGTGGTACTCCTCATCGTGCGGTTCGAGTCGTCTGAATGGACCGTACAGGGAGCATGCCGATACCGTGCCGGGGGACGGATATGGTATCATTTGGACGACATTCAAAGGTGTCGATCCACTGAAGGAATGTGAAATGAAAATCCGGCAATTGccataa